Genomic DNA from Parambassis ranga chromosome 10, fParRan2.1, whole genome shotgun sequence:
ATGCGATCCATAATTTCCTTTTTAGGGGAAGATAGGAAAGTTTCATTTATACATTTGATGACGAGTTGacagaaaacatgacaaatgacaGGAAAATCAGAAAGGAGGAGAAGTGGAGAGTAATAAGAGAAGGTATGTTAACACAGGATTCTTACAGGCACGGCTGCCATCAGGGTGGGTCTGAGCACAGAGCAGTCTCCTTTACTTCCTTTCTTTATCTTAGTGGACTAAATGGGACAGGAAAAAACAGCTGAAATCAGTAATTATGATTATACCAATAATAATGATGTAGAGACATAACAGCAACTAACTCCATTCATGTGATTAACCCTTAGATCCCCAGGCATCCTACCCAGTCTATCCAAAATCCAAATAATCTGCATCATGACATATGATAATACTTACTAAGAAAAAAGCAAGATTTTGactaataaaatgtttaaatgaccaaaaaaaagacagaaacttGTCATTGTGGAGAGAAACCAGACAATGCAGAAGTTCACAGAGATTTCAAAACCAGATAATGTCACAATGCTCTCACAACTAGGCTCATCTGAACGGGTAAGTTCTGCCAGTATTATCTAAAAAGGCtggttctgtttttctttatatgtAGTATATGAAGTAATGCAATTACGTTGGTGTACAACTATGTGCCAGACACCAATAAAGCTCTGATTCAGACCCTGTGGgtctgtgtccatgtgtgttacTCATGGGTTaagaaataaagcaaacacatcaGATGAAGTTGCCATTACCTGGTCTGACAGCGTCTGGGGGGTTGAGTAGCCAATCCGACAGCCATATGTGACAGCTGAGATTTCAGCTGTCATTTCCAGAACATGAGCGAGGGGGAGATATGCTATGTATGTATCCTTAGGCCTTCAACAGCACAGGGAGACAAAGaatgatatgtttttttatacaatatatacagaatCAAATGTGCCATCTATATCATTGCACCTGTGTTTTCTAAGCAGACAGTTGATTTAACATACAAAAACTATAGAAACTCACCCCAGACCAGGGATGCGCTCACATTGGCCAGTCATTCCTGCCATCAGGTTACTGTGGACAATCATAACTCCTTTGGGTCTGCCTGTAGAACCACTGGTGTACATCACCATAGCCAGATCACGGGGCTGAGGCTTCACAATTTCCCtctccactgcaggacaaatacaaaacagttAAGACTCTTGCTTTTTATGTGTGAGGTTTTTCCACATTTCACTTTGACATGACAAAAAGTACAGTCATAATGAGTcagaaaaaatacacactattCTCAGGCAGCATGCCCAGCTCTCGCACTGACTGCATGCTGTGGATGGAAAGTCCTGCTGGGTAGCCGTCTGTGCTCGCTTTCTTCTGGTCCACGTAGATCACATGCTTCAGTTTTGGGATTTGTGGGAGGACACTCTGGATTGAAAAAGCCGACATGTATCAAAACAATATGCAAAAGTAGGTGATATTGGCACTGCCTTTTGATTTCTGTTTGACTCATCTTTGATTATTATCCTACGCATATGCCATGAAACCAATGTTTAATTCAATACAGACGATGCGCCATTCGTTCAGTAAGTCTTGAATTAACTTCGTAACATCCATCAACGTGGTAGAGTACAATAGCATTTTTCTTGTTAACGATTATTTGCCTAGTACCAAATGATCATCTCATGACAGTTATTAGGGCAACCAACTGTATACAGATACACAAGATGTTCTATGCTTACTCACTGCTTCTCTTGTACTGAGGACAAACAGCTCTTGGCATATGCTCTAAGTGTTCGACTCACTTTCAGTTTAGTCTCAAGGAGTTCCACGCTGGTAACTAGATGTGTAACTCCAGTCTCGTTGAGTCCAAAGGCAATCGCCTCCTCTCCAAGTGTGGCATAGAATGTCACCACTGTAACGGATGGAAGATCACAGTGAGTTGAGAGAATAAAAACGCATGAACATCAGACGACCCAATGTTCAAACTTTGATCAAATATACTTACATGGAAAGTTGCGCCTGAAGCATGCCTGGGCAGTGATCATCCACTCTGCTCTGGTTTCACAGAAAATTGCAATGGTGCATTTGGGCTGTTGACCCAGAGCTGCCAACCCACTTCCAAAGTGACTGACTATGAGGTCCACTTCATTGTAGGACAGCCATTTGTATTCCCCTAAGATCAACTGGTGGTAGAAAGAGATACATGCAATTTCAGACAATTTGGACACCCCAAGCATCTTTTACCTATGTATAAAGTACGATCCATacctttttaaaaacttttccACTAGGCTGAATCTCGTTTTCTTCACTCAGTACATCTCGGGTGCCGAGACAATCGGCATCTCCAAAGCGTTGCACAGCATGCAAGAACAGCTTATCAAGTGTGTTCTTTCCAGGGAAGTCTTCTGTGGCTAGGGATTCAAAGTGGTCCACAGAGCGGTAAGGTCCCTCAGGGCAGCCTGAAGTGGATCGAGCCTTTATCCGCTTAGATAGAGTTTTTCTTTGACCAGCATCAGTGATGTAGTAccaaggaaggaaggagaggacCGAATATAGCCATATCAGAAGGTGGATTGGAAAGAGGAGGATAGCCTGGAGGGTAGAGTCTGACTGGAGACCCATAATGTTCTTTGGAAGACTATATATGTGGAATTGAACAAGTTCTGGACACTGTGCTTTTCCCAAGGATGTCTGACGCACACACGAATAAACTGTGTTGGATGAGAGAAGAAATACTCTCAAGTCCCACGATTGTAGTATGAACAGATCAGGTCTGCTTTTCCACAAATGTTTCAGCTGAAGgtgggataaaaaaaagagaaaaaacaatcAATATAGCTGTTAATCAAGCACAGGTGAAATAACCTTCATGTTAGGGATTTTACTAAAACAAATAGAGCCTCAACTAAACGCCAGTCACATGCCAACAGCTGTCTCAAAGAGGAATGTGTAAGTGACCTGACAGCAGACAGAACTGTAACAAAATAGCATTTAAGAAATCACTAATATCAGTATACGAAAAGCATTTAAACCaactgtcctgtctgtgttctgCTGGCTATGCTCATCAAAGACTCACCTCCTTCTTTACCTGCCTCTGTTCATCTGTCAGCTGTTAATACACAACTGTACAACCTCCTGGAAGAATGCCTTTAACAACATTCAACAGTGCAAGTCCCCATCTCTCCTCCAAACACCTGCTGCCCTTTCAACAATAAAGGACAGTTCATCTAAAGGGTTCTGAAAGGGCGGTACTGAGAGGAACTAGTCCCTCTGACCAGACTGGCTCATGTCCAATGACCACAGCCCTGCGACTTATGCTAGTGGATCGAGCCACAGACAACCAATGACAATACTCTTAAAGCTCACCCCACACAGTGGTGAGGGAAAGGCCACTCTAGGGCAAGGAGAGCTCGCTAATAACCTTAGAGAGCGAAGGAGCTGAAGGAGTTAAACACTGTAACTGGtctgagaaaaacacaaatgtgtttaatgttagaAGCAGCAGAACACAGGAAAAGGAATGCAAACACAATGTGCAATTAACTAATTGTAGGTTACAGGAGTCTGCTATTATCTATGGCCTACTTTTTACTAAAGAAAACAGACATGGAGAAAGACCTgataacatttttttgtgtgcctTGTGTTTCTATGTTTTCATAAGTCCTAATGTACCTTCCCTCCCTGAAGGCATCACTCTACACGCACTGATTCACATTTCAGTGATTCACTATCTCCAATGTACGTCACACATGCCTGTATGTCTTAAACTGCATTCCAAAAGATAAATACAGGTGCTGCTGCAACGCATTTCCGTTCTCTGTCAAAAAACCAAGGTTGAGTAAGGACAGACATGTACAACACACCTCTCTGGGTGCTGGTTTAGCTACGAAGCAACAGTTTAGTTCTTTCTTTCCGTCTCTCCATGTTGATGTAATAACAGAACATCTCATTTACATCTTAAGGCAAGATGTGACGTATCCGCCTCTCGTGAGCTGCCTAATGCATTAAACCCACGTGAATCTTATTCCCATGACAACGTCCAATTTATGGATATTCTTGCTATAAATGGCGATCTTGTAACAGGAAATCCAAAACTTTAACACTCGTGGACAAGAATTGTATCTACTTTAACacattaaaataatacaaacacaaaaacacatttttttaacaaaagaaGAGCAGGGAATCGGGATTTTCTAGAATTAGCCTTCAAGATTTTAGGCAAATCTTGAATCTTATGTATATCTATTTTTCGACGACGGGTGATGAGCGGGATGGCAGAAAACATGATGACAAAAGCCGCCACACGCTGCCGCTGATACAGCTTTCATCATTGAGCAACCGTGGGCAAATTGAGGATATAGCTTAAACCTATCCAATGCTGTCAAAGCAAATTAACTAAAACATAAACTACAAACGGATAAAGGCAGTAATGAGATTACAGCGGTTATAACTAGAGAATGATACCCTGCTTAGCAGGCAGGCTTGTGGCATTCTTACCTTCAGCTGCGAGAAACCCGGTCAGCCGTCTCTCAATCCAGAAATGACCGAAAGTTACCTTTTCTGCCGAGCAAGAAACCCGGAACTTCTACGTCATCTGATTCCATATTTCTCGACCAATGAGCAACAAAAGAGGATTTGCCCCCAGCCGCCCCCTCTTCTACTTCCCCTTTACGTCCGTTAGATGACAAACCACGCAGGAAGCCACTGACTGTTCTTTGTCAACAAAGCATGACATGTTTGCATAAATttgtaaattatatatatttaaacatgcTAAATAAAAATAGCTGTGAtatcacataataataataataataataataataataataataataataataataataataataataataataatatgaacattGATGTTATTAtgcatatgaataataataatgtacagAGATTGTACTTTGAGTAAACAAACTAGCAGAGCACACTTGTTCAAAAACACacttccagacacacacatttcataaaCATTGATTCAAGTGTACTCGTGTCACTGTCGCCCTCTCGTGGTTGCAAAACAGTAGTGAATTCCTCAAATACCAACCAGGAAGGAAGGAACTCAATATGAAGAGTGACATTAGAAAGAAAGTAGGCAGACTATAGAAGTTTTAATGTTTCCATGCAGAACATCTTCAGGCACTTTTGAACACTGTAACTTTATTTACCTTATTGAGCATGTATGTTACACGAGAAACAGCATTTGTaattgtttatattttgtggTACTGGctgtattaattatttatttcaaatgtttatatatatgagTGTGTTTATATTCCATTTTCAGAATAAGGAGTGAATACAACTGAAGtataaaaatttaaataacaatgaaACTACCAAGCGATTAAACATATACTGGGtacttaaatatatatatatatatatatatatatatatatatatatatatatatatatatatatatatatatataaaacacaaataaatacaaatgtcaTAAACAGAATCCTTATTGATGTTGTGACTAGATCATTGTTGCAATAACCTGTAACTCATGTAGGTGGCAGTGTTGTCAAGTTAGTGCCTAGCACGAGGTGGGGGTGCGCGTGTTTTGAGTACCAGAGGAGCCTCCATCCGCAGTCTCCTTCTCTACCATTCCGCTCCCACTGTGGACGTGGACATTCAGTTCACCATAGAAATCCAAGGACAAGAACCGCACGACGTTCTTAATCGCAGACGATGCCACACATCTACACAAAGAACCACACGGGACACGACGCTTGTTTCCTGTCACCGCCCGTATAAGCTGCCCGTTATTATAGAACATTCGCACTCCATTGCCCTCGCCCCACGTGTCACGTAACTGCTGCACAAAAACATCACGGGTGGCTTGTGCAGCTGTGGGGTCTACAAATACAGCACATGGTAGCGTTTGGTAGCTGGTTGTAGCAGCGGACTCCATCAGGTCTCAGACTCTGAGCGTGTTTAAGTTTGTTTTCAACCTAAACTTGCTTAACTTGTCTCTTTGTTACAGTTTGTGGAAATATCTACAAACTTAGAGGTAATTTGTTTGTGCGCAAAGTTGTGCGGGAGCATATTGTGAGTTTGAGgacttaaaaaagaaaaagaaacacatccGCTACACCAAAGCTAGCATGTCGACCGGCACAAATCAAGTTAAAAGCTGCCCCATCCCCACCAGGGTGCTCACCCTGAAGGACTGGTCCCAGCTACCGGACTGTTACAGCCAGACTCCCGGAGGAACCCTGTTCTCCACGACGCCCGGAGGTAAGAAGACATCAAGGATCGGAGCTCTGTGCTTTTCttgtttcatgtttcatgtttagtTTGCTTTAGTACTTCTAATGCACCCTTTGTGCGACTGTTGTCGCCACAAAACTGTAGTTTGATTTGTGTGTACGTGCAAGAACTCACAGCTGAACAGTAACCTCTCGCGATAAGCTACAAACAATGCGCACATGCACGTAGCAGCTGATCAAAGTTCTGATTTTGATGGTAGTTTGTCTCAACGCCAATAAACGATCACatctttattaatattttgaaatgcTCTGATGcttttgatttgtgtgtgtgtgtgtttcattgctGGGGggatgtttttcttagtttacAGTTGCATAGCTTTTCacgcacctccaagtctgatgtgcttgctgctgcttcacaaatacaacaaaagacAACAGAGAACCTCTAACTCGTGACTTGTGATTTGGAGAGGGTGTATGTGTCCAGCCCAAATGATTGGCCTCTGCAGTGGTGGAGGAGTTGGAGGCCGTCCTATCCCCGCTGCTCTGTGCTTTGCATTTGAGGAACAGTAGAGAACATTCTGTACGGTGTAGCAGGCAGACATGTCTGATGCATGGGGAGTGTGAGCAGTATTTTTTCCCCATGTGTGCCAGAAATGgattgtaaataataaaaacacaggatgtTGAATATGGTTAGTAGAGCATGTGTTgtgaccccccctcccccatttTAACACTTGCAGTGCACTGCTTCCACTATAGGTTGCATTCCAACCCCCCCTCCCCGTTCTCGCCCCAGTTCTTTCTGTCATTCACCCTCTGCTTTGCTTCCCTTTGTCCAGGGTGAACTGCTCCGTCATTACATAACATGTTTTTCCTTGCAGACGGAGTGAACTGACACTGTACACGGCAGTTCAAACTCTGATAAGGAACAACATGAGCAGCAGACCACTCCCTTGATGGTGTTCATGTCCTGGTCAAACTTGTCACAACAAGTCCCTTTATGACACATTGCAAGGAGTTAAAATGAtgacagcacagagacaagcCAAGTAGATTCTGGATGTGGCAAGCTCCATGTGTGTGTAGAACTTCAAGCATCTGTCACGTCACTgctgtgttgggggggggggggggggtgataaaGGCTATGTACTGCTGTACATGTTTATATGTCAAGCTTTTATCCAGTCAACGTCTGAGACATGTGGCTTTAATCTGAAAGTCTCTTGCTTCAAAGAGGGAATGTTTTGTTCTCTGATTTCCTAGAACTCATTCCTAGAACTCATTGCTGGCACACAGACCCCCTCCTTTTCCCACTCAAATCTCCTCCAGTAGAGGATAATAATGTTTAAATCCCCAGATGTACACCTTGCCTTGATCCAAAATGGCTCCAGTAATGGCTATGAACAGTCTGGCCCTCTACAATCGTAGTATTTTGACAGTTTAGTTAGCCAGCAGGTGAGACAGcagatttttatttctttacctCTTTGAACACACAGGTACCCGCATCATCTACGACAGGAAGTTTCTGTTGGATTGTCGGAACTCTCCTCTCGCTCGGACCCCTCCATGCTGTCTGCCACAGATCCCAGGTGTGACCGTACCCGCCACACACTCCATGGGCAAACTGCAGGATCtcaaagaagaggcagaggaggaagagaaggacaaTGCAGGTAAACAGACATATTTATTTAGTTCTCATGTTCCCCAGTTGGTAAGTAGTCAAGTGACTTGCAGTGtgcaaacaaataaattaacTGAAAACTGGTATTACTGGATTGAGCAattttgtaaatatgtttagTTAGTCTTAATTTTTACCTTGTCCACCATGTGCAAATACAGCAGATGGGTGCAGCAAGCTGCTCGTGTATTCCCTGAACGTATGCTGCATAGGAGCTTTGTTTTTATACCAAAAAAAGCTCACATGATAGATACATACTGTTTACAAGGACCTGCACAAAGATCCAGGCAAGAACCAAGCTGGGTTCCAAACCACAGCAGCAATGTCTTAATGTGGTCTTAACCTTAGTTTAGTATTTTTAGAGGCTCTGGACCATAACTGATTATAGaaacttgtgtttgttttttgaactGAGCTGGTAGCTTTTTGTTGATTACTATTTAATATAGTGTAGAACAGACCTGTGTCTGCTCACATGACCTTTAAACATTACTATCCTTTGTTGGAAATCAATCCCTTCAGTTTGGCAGCAGTTTTCTTAAGAGGAACATCTGGTGGTAGAGTGTAAAAATATTTGGGCCTGTGGTCAAGTTGAGCTACTTATTATAGACTGAGGTGGATGTAAACATCAATTTgtcctccctttttttctgtcaagcGTACGACCATAAGGATTAGGGTTGACCCCCTTTTCTCCACTCTCTCCCCTGTCTGTTagtaaacacacagaatgtCATGGGGCATAGACTCACAAGTGCCACCCTTTTAGTCAAGTGTTTTTCTTGAAGATTGAATGTATTGATAAGCAGTATAGTTAAGTCCGTTAAGGTGTGGTGGTGTAATTAGCAGCTGATTGTCAGATAACTCCCTTTTCTAATCTTGACTGTTGTTCTGTCCTCTTTTCAACAGATGACAACCAGTTTGAGATGGACATCTGAACTACAGTATTACCTCCTGTGGAGAGTTATCACTAAAAACACCTCCATGGTCATTAATGACTGTAATGTATTACACATTAAGCtttttcacctgtttttttttaaatgacagctTTTGTGAGGAACCAGAAAGAATGGAGACAAAAAGCATAGGGTGTCTGTCACCCTAAACAGAAGCTGTTAAGCATTAATTGTATTAAAAGGGTTGATTGGTTGCTCACTCACCttagagctgcagcaggattgaaATAAATCTATTTTGATTTAacttttttatcttttgtaaatAAGAAACTTGTACTATGTAGCCTATTTTTTAAGTTGGGGAATATAAGCTGATTACATTAAGATGTGTAAAGTagggtgggttttttttttctaatgcagGCTTCAATTTAGTTTAGTTGTAATTTCCCCCCTTAAAAAAGGAAGGCTTTCTTTGTGGCAGGCAAACAAGTGCCTCCTGCTAATACAGGGATCAGGGCTGGCTAAAAAAATTAGCTTCTACTTTGTTTTGTACGGAAGGCGTGATTTAAaaagtgaggagaaaaaaaatcaaataaaggcTGTTCAAAAATGTTTCTTGTTTTTCATTAAATATGTCACATTATTCATTGaataaaatgtacttttattGTATCTATGAAACCATTATATTATGCAATATGTTCGTCTAATTGCTTTGCCTTATCTTACTGTACAGTTGCATGGTCATCTGTTGTTCACTGATTCATAATCAGTTtgcagtggggaaaaaacatcTCTCACACTCATAATCTACCTACTACAGACTTCACTGTAGTAGTTTTGATGAAAATGCTAATTCttatgttttgttattttatgaCCTAAAAGCCCATGCAGAGCCCATCTCTAGTTAATGTATAGTGTAAGAAGGAGGAGGGACTCTCATTTCCTCACAGCTGGTGTAATGGAAAAGCAGAAACTCACATGTTAGGCAGTTAAGTTGCataaccatcacacacacacacaggcaggcaggagtTGTAAAATTGATTACACAGCAGGACGGTGGTAAAACTATTACAACATATTATAGCATGATCTATAAAGTAATGATGGGATGCCTGTGGAACCACTGAATAGGATTTTCTGAGAGCTACAAGGACCCATGTGTGCTGTGTTATTTAGCCTCCCTCCTTGTATTTGCAGGGTCAGGGCAAGGTATGCTTGTTTGTACCAGATCCTGATCTGAAGATTAAGGAGGCTTGAGTGCAGGAGTGGGTCTGGCCTTAAGGAATGAGGGCAGCTGCAGCCCAATGGCCAGACATACTGaaatgtgggggggtggggtgggggatgGCACCTGCTGGTATATGACCAGGCAATAATCTTAAACATGTAAGTGTGGCTGTACTGAGTATATATAAACTGACATGGATTAGTAAGAAATATTTAACATGTCCACGATTTGGATCGTAAAGCTATTTCTTATCGTCAAGTTATGGATTGATTGCAGCAGGCCTCTATGTGGGTCAGTCTGCTCAGCTGTTCTAGTGCCATGGTCTTGCAGACGTGACAACTTCAAATTGCATGTACACAAAGAGCTGACTTGTTAAGAGGCTCTGATTAATTACCTCCCACCTCATAGGAGTCAGTATTTTTGCCGTCTGCAGAACTTCAAAGTAAAAACAATTTCTGTGCCATAATATTATGGCACCCTGCAGCAAATAATGGGCCCTGCCAGCAGGATAAGATAACACAGTCTTTGCCAAAAGTCTCAGCCAGACAGTTTATGTGCACCTTTTGACTCTTTTTGTGAGGCATGTGAGAACAAGCAACAAGAGAGCAATGCTAGGTGCTAGGTGACAAGTACCTGATACTCCtgtcatgtatttatttttaggaATTTTTCCTTGGTAGAGAAAATATGAATCAGAAAATGATACTTAAAAATTGCTCCACAAACCTCaagcacatacatacatacaatattATACCCTACAATACAAGTCAGTTATTATGGGATGTGCATTCAGAAACTTGCATAAAAGCTTTCTAGGAAAAGTGTGTGGGTGAGCACCCCTACTCGGGTGTATAGAGGTCACCGGGTTTTACAAATGTTTGAGTTGCATAGATTTCCACACAAAACACTGACCAGGATACAGGCTACAAATATACTGTCATTTAAAACTAATTCATGACATTATGTCAAGATTTTGTGTAGCTGCACTAGTTTGCAATGACTTTTTTATAAGGTAAACAATACTGAGTTGAGGTCAGAAGCATTTGCTGTCAggcttttttttgctgcttgttaTTCTTGAAATAGGAATATGACTTACCATGTGAACTAATAGTCTGTTAGTAGTATTCCCTTTCaactgcatcacacacacaatacaatacaataaatcCAAATTGCAGCATAGCTTGTTCCTAATACACCTGAGTACAGCCAGCTTTGAGTGCTGCACATGAGACTTTGTTGTGGAAAAATATCCTTACCACTGTAAACAAGGCTAAGCCCAGCCCTCCCTCAGAGTTTCATGAACCCTGGTAAACTTGCTCCAAATGCCCTTTTCCAAAGACCAAATATTCACCcgacccccaccccccatcctGTCTGTTCCCCTTCCAGTTTTCC
This window encodes:
- the eif4ebp3l gene encoding eukaryotic translation initiation factor 4E-binding protein 3-like, which codes for MSTGTNQVKSCPIPTRVLTLKDWSQLPDCYSQTPGGTLFSTTPGGTRIIYDRKFLLDCRNSPLARTPPCCLPQIPGVTVPATHSMGKLQDLKEEAEEEEKDNADDNQFEMDI
- the acsl4a gene encoding long-chain-fatty-acid--CoA ligase 4, with protein sequence MGLQSDSTLQAILLFPIHLLIWLYSVLSFLPWYYITDAGQRKTLSKRIKARSTSGCPEGPYRSVDHFESLATEDFPGKNTLDKLFLHAVQRFGDADCLGTRDVLSEENEIQPSGKVFKKLILGEYKWLSYNEVDLIVSHFGSGLAALGQQPKCTIAIFCETRAEWMITAQACFRRNFPLVTFYATLGEEAIAFGLNETGVTHLVTSVELLETKLKSVLPQIPKLKHVIYVDQKKASTDGYPAGLSIHSMQSVRELGMLPENMEREIVKPQPRDLAMVMYTSGSTGRPKGVMIVHSNLMAGMTGQCERIPGLGPKDTYIAYLPLAHVLEMTAEISAVTYGCRIGYSTPQTLSDQSTKIKKGSKGDCSVLRPTLMAAVPEIMDRINKNVMSKVQEMGFIQKMLFTLGYKYKLEQVKRGYDAPLCNALLFRKVKKLLGGRVRMMLSGGAPLSSDTQRFMNVCFCCPVGQGYGLTETCGAGTITEVADVSTGRVGAPLICCEVRLRDWAEGGYTSKDKPIPRGEILIGGPNVTMGYYRSESNNEDFFVDEKGQRWFCTGDVGEVYPDGCLQIVDRKKDLVKLQAGEYVSLGKVESALKNCALIDNICAYANSEQNYVISFVVPNQKKLTELATQRGIAGTWEEICTHPDMESEVLKEIKKVAANIKLQRFEIPVKVHLSPEPWTPETGLVTDAFKLKRKELKNHYLHHIERMYGGK